A region of Flavobacterium indicum GPTSA100-9 = DSM 17447 DNA encodes the following proteins:
- a CDS encoding adenosylcobinamide-GDP ribazoletransferase translates to MKKQLNIFFTALMFYTRIPCPKNITHDPTYLNKATRYFPLIGWIVGLIAAVVFFGTYKLFESEELAVLFSLVANVLTTGAFHEDGFADVCDGFGGGWTKEKILKIMKDSAIGAYGAIGLVLLFAVKFFAIKKVIDTDLNDTLILIECLMTFIMVHALSRLTAISIIFTTDYVREDELSKSKPIAKQNTWKEIFGAFLFGLVPLMFIAYSNWKYIFILIPLIVFRFFAIRYFKKWIGGYTGDCLGAVQQVAEVTIYLSIIALWKCI, encoded by the coding sequence TTTTACACAAGAATTCCTTGTCCGAAAAACATCACGCATGATCCAACGTATTTAAACAAAGCTACCAGATATTTTCCTTTGATTGGCTGGATTGTTGGTTTAATTGCTGCAGTAGTTTTTTTTGGAACTTATAAATTATTTGAATCAGAAGAATTAGCTGTTTTATTCTCTTTAGTTGCGAATGTTTTAACAACAGGTGCTTTTCATGAAGACGGTTTTGCTGATGTTTGTGACGGATTTGGTGGTGGTTGGACCAAAGAAAAAATCCTAAAAATAATGAAAGACAGCGCTATCGGTGCCTATGGTGCGATAGGATTAGTATTGTTGTTTGCAGTGAAGTTTTTTGCAATTAAAAAAGTTATTGATACAGATTTAAACGATACATTAATTCTTATAGAATGTTTGATGACTTTCATTATGGTTCATGCGTTAAGCCGATTAACAGCCATATCTATTATTTTTACCACAGATTATGTTCGTGAAGATGAATTATCGAAAAGTAAGCCTATTGCCAAGCAAAATACGTGGAAAGAAATTTTTGGAGCCTTTCTTTTTGGACTAGTACCGTTAATGTTTATAGCCTATTCAAATTGGAAATATATTTTTATCCTAATACCTTTAATTGTATTTCGTTTTTTCGCCATTCGTTATTTTAAAAAATGGATTGGCGGGTATACTGGCGATTGTTTGGGTGCGGTGCAACAAGTGGCAGAGGTGACCATTTACTTATCAATTATTGCTTTATGGAAGTGTATTTAG
- the cobC gene encoding alpha-ribazole phosphatase gives MEVYLVRHTETVCDKGICYGQADVDIREPYLTIFEEIKKQLPSDVIVYSSPLLRCKKMAEFISNAIIFDERLMEMNFGNWELKNWDEIPTEEINPWMKNFVEVQVPNGESFQELYARILDFIQDLKVTSHSKIAIVTHAGVIRSFLCYEQQLPLQNAFSNNVHYGEVIKIQM, from the coding sequence ATGGAAGTGTATTTAGTCCGTCATACAGAAACGGTTTGTGATAAAGGAATATGCTACGGTCAGGCCGATGTAGATATTAGAGAGCCTTATTTAACTATTTTTGAGGAAATAAAAAAGCAACTTCCATCTGATGTCATCGTGTATTCAAGTCCGCTACTTCGGTGTAAAAAAATGGCTGAATTTATTTCAAATGCTATTATTTTTGATGAACGTCTAATGGAAATGAATTTTGGAAATTGGGAATTAAAAAATTGGGATGAGATTCCAACAGAAGAAATCAATCCTTGGATGAAAAATTTTGTTGAGGTTCAAGTTCCAAATGGCGAATCATTTCAAGAATTATATGCAAGAATACTTGATTTTATTCAAGATTTAAAGGTTACTTCACATTCAAAAATAGCTATTGTAACTCATGCAGGGGTTATTCGAAGTTTTTTATGTTATGAACAGCAATTACCATTGCAAAATGCCTTTTCAAACAATGTACATTACGGAGAAGTTATAAAAATTCAAATGTAA
- a CDS encoding TonB-dependent receptor plug domain-containing protein — protein sequence MKKRIIAISVIATLMSCIVSAQEQESKQIEEVVITDTKFSQNKSKSGRSIEKITEKELEQRKGQSVATVLSQLAGVEVVGNQGNAGKNIDLFVRGGSTSQVLILIDGNPIVDASSITTTYDLRLLPVDQVESIEILKGASSVLYGPNAAAAVINISLKKADKDKISGSAYVNLGTQNTAETKKYSGQEANQGFSINGTKGKFSFLTSLNSTEVKGLSEAVGADFEEDSFSRLNLNQQFGYKVSSRLQLDFFANYDKLKSTYDDGSFTDNSLNFQKSEQFRAGFSSLYKYTKGEFKINSAFGLLERTFHSFDAWNGFSTSDFKSRNVNVDAFNKYSILNTLYVVTGVQFQFFDMNQFTPYGDITGNISKSNSIDPYVTAVYNSEFGLNLNAGVRFMNHSVYNNYLIWNFNPSFTFEKINLKLFGSVGSAVVSPSLYQVYSPYGNLALTPQENLTSEVGFEKRFLNNKVILSSAAFFREQDNSIVFTNLFLPPWGQYQNVSGVNKSKGFETNITFKPLEKLSLSGNYTFVENDEKIALFVAKHRANASIAFDITKKISWNAQYQFINHRNVAFYDSISFSTVNKQIPAYYLFHSGINFQLLPNLNLFGAVQNIFNEDFVETVGFTSRGRNFKVGLNLKF from the coding sequence ATGAAAAAAAGAATTATTGCAATTTCTGTAATTGCAACTTTAATGTCTTGTATTGTATCTGCACAAGAACAAGAGTCTAAACAGATTGAAGAAGTGGTAATTACGGACACAAAGTTTTCTCAAAACAAGTCAAAGTCTGGTAGAAGTATTGAAAAAATCACTGAAAAAGAGTTAGAACAAAGAAAAGGACAAAGTGTTGCTACTGTTTTAAGTCAATTAGCAGGAGTTGAGGTGGTTGGAAATCAAGGAAATGCTGGGAAGAATATTGATTTATTTGTTAGAGGTGGAAGCACAAGTCAGGTTTTAATTTTAATTGATGGAAATCCCATTGTAGATGCATCCAGTATTACAACAACCTATGATTTAAGATTATTACCTGTAGATCAAGTGGAAAGCATTGAAATTTTAAAAGGTGCTTCTTCAGTATTATATGGTCCAAATGCAGCCGCAGCGGTTATAAATATATCGTTGAAAAAAGCTGATAAAGATAAAATCTCAGGTTCAGCTTATGTAAATTTAGGAACACAAAATACTGCTGAGACTAAAAAATACAGTGGACAAGAAGCTAATCAAGGATTTTCAATTAATGGAACAAAAGGAAAATTTTCTTTTTTAACTTCATTAAACAGTACTGAAGTTAAAGGTTTAAGTGAAGCAGTTGGTGCAGATTTTGAAGAGGATTCATTTTCGAGATTAAATTTAAATCAGCAATTTGGTTACAAAGTTTCGAGTCGATTACAGTTAGATTTTTTTGCAAATTATGATAAATTAAAATCAACCTATGATGATGGTTCTTTTACAGATAATTCATTAAATTTTCAAAAAAGTGAACAGTTCAGAGCCGGTTTTAGTTCTTTATATAAATATACAAAAGGAGAGTTTAAAATTAATTCCGCTTTTGGTTTGTTAGAACGAACGTTTCATTCATTTGATGCTTGGAATGGATTTTCTACTTCGGATTTTAAATCAAGAAATGTAAATGTTGACGCTTTCAATAAATATAGCATTTTAAATACTTTATATGTTGTTACAGGGGTTCAGTTTCAGTTTTTTGATATGAATCAATTTACACCTTATGGGGATATTACAGGAAATATTTCAAAATCAAACTCTATAGACCCTTATGTTACAGCTGTATATAATTCAGAATTTGGATTGAATTTAAATGCAGGTGTTAGATTTATGAATCATAGCGTATACAATAATTATTTAATTTGGAACTTTAATCCAAGCTTCACTTTTGAAAAAATTAATTTAAAATTATTTGGTTCTGTTGGTTCAGCTGTAGTTTCTCCTTCATTATATCAAGTATATTCTCCATACGGGAATTTAGCCTTAACTCCACAAGAGAATTTAACTTCTGAAGTTGGATTTGAAAAACGCTTTTTAAATAATAAAGTAATTCTTTCATCTGCTGCTTTTTTCAGAGAACAAGATAACTCTATTGTTTTTACCAACTTGTTTTTACCTCCATGGGGACAATATCAAAATGTGTCAGGTGTCAACAAATCTAAAGGATTTGAAACTAATATAACTTTTAAACCTTTAGAAAAATTATCTTTATCGGGTAATTATACTTTTGTTGAAAACGATGAAAAAATTGCATTATTTGTAGCTAAACACAGAGCTAATGCTAGTATAGCGTTTGATATTACAAAGAAAATTTCTTGGAATGCACAATACCAATTTATAAACCATAGAAATGTAGCTTTTTACGATAGTATTTCCTTTTCAACTGTAAATAAACAAATTCCGGCGTATTATTTATTCCATTCCGGAATTAATTTTCAACTTTTACCAAACCTAAACTTATTTGGTGCAGTTCAAAATATTTTTAACGAAGATTTTGTTGAGACTGTTGGTTTTACATCAAGAGGAAGAAATTTTAAAGTAGGTTTAAATTTAAAGTTCTAA
- a CDS encoding DUF4252 domain-containing protein, which yields MKKIIVFIALFVSSLLMAQSELAKYDGKDGIESITVTKKMFDLMSKVKVDAKDAEAQRYLNLLKKLDNLEAYSTAKPKLSNDLNASAALIAKTNGLAQVASTTYEGNAVKVYGKSDASETNLKEVLITVNGNFNGYKTSVLSIKGDFPLSEIALIAEKLKLPVSDALNKLDKK from the coding sequence ATGAAAAAAATTATTGTTTTTATAGCCTTATTTGTTTCTTCATTATTAATGGCTCAAAGTGAATTAGCCAAATATGATGGAAAAGACGGAATTGAAAGTATTACCGTTACCAAAAAAATGTTTGATTTAATGAGTAAAGTAAAAGTGGATGCTAAAGATGCAGAAGCACAACGTTACTTAAATTTATTAAAAAAATTAGACAATTTAGAAGCTTATTCTACAGCAAAACCAAAATTGTCAAATGATTTAAATGCTTCTGCAGCCTTAATAGCAAAAACTAATGGTTTAGCGCAAGTTGCGAGTACAACTTATGAAGGGAATGCTGTTAAAGTTTACGGTAAATCTGATGCAAGCGAAACTAATTTAAAAGAAGTTTTAATTACAGTTAATGGAAATTTTAATGGATATAAAACATCTGTCTTGTCAATTAAAGGAGATTTTCCATTATCAGAAATTGCTTTGATTGCTGAAAAATTAAAGTTACCTGTTAGTGATGCTTTAAATAAATTAGATAAAAAATAG
- a CDS encoding DUF4252 domain-containing protein has protein sequence MKKIFLSLIALAFISCGEEKQSLQKYFVKSADKKDFMTVDVSSSILNIDQKQLTASEKQALESFDKVNILAYKKEGKSEAAYNKEVAEVKEILKDSTFETLVKLNGKGHNASIMLVGDEKEIDELVLFGNQKELGFTVIRVLGNNMKPEQAMEFLSILQKSKIDTEQLKPVLNFVNKK, from the coding sequence ATGAAAAAGATTTTTTTATCCTTAATTGCATTAGCATTTATTAGTTGTGGAGAAGAAAAGCAGTCACTTCAAAAGTATTTTGTTAAAAGTGCTGATAAGAAAGATTTTATGACTGTAGATGTTTCATCATCTATTTTAAATATTGATCAAAAACAATTGACAGCTTCTGAAAAGCAAGCTTTAGAATCTTTTGATAAAGTAAATATTTTGGCTTATAAAAAAGAGGGTAAATCTGAAGCGGCATACAATAAAGAAGTAGCAGAAGTAAAAGAAATATTAAAAGACTCAACATTTGAAACATTGGTTAAGTTAAATGGTAAAGGACATAATGCATCGATAATGTTAGTTGGCGATGAAAAGGAAATAGATGAATTGGTTTTGTTTGGAAACCAAAAGGAATTAGGTTTTACTGTTATAAGAGTTTTAGGGAATAATATGAAACCTGAACAGGCAATGGAATTTTTAAGTATACTTCAAAAATCAAAAATAGATACAGAACAATTAAAACCAGTATTGAATTTTGTGAATAAGAAATAA
- a CDS encoding sterol desaturase family protein: MGLYILVFVLTFCLMEFMAWFTHKYVMHGFLWYLHADHHKKDHDSWFERNDAFFIFYAVVSMIFFFLWQNNILEIGLAIGIGIFAYGLAYFLVHDIFIHQRFKLFRNANSKYGRAVRRAHKMHHKHVGKEDGECFGMLLFPLKYYKNA, translated from the coding sequence ATGGGATTATATATTTTGGTTTTCGTTTTAACTTTTTGCCTTATGGAATTTATGGCATGGTTTACACATAAATATGTTATGCACGGATTTTTATGGTATTTACATGCTGATCATCATAAGAAAGATCATGATTCTTGGTTTGAAAGAAATGATGCTTTTTTCATTTTTTATGCCGTTGTAAGTATGATATTCTTTTTTTTATGGCAAAATAATATTTTAGAAATCGGATTAGCTATAGGTATAGGTATATTTGCTTATGGTTTAGCTTATTTTTTAGTACATGATATTTTCATCCATCAGCGTTTTAAACTTTTTAGAAACGCCAATTCAAAATATGGAAGAGCCGTAAGAAGAGCACATAAAATGCATCATAAACATGTAGGTAAAGAAGATGGCGAATGTTTTGGCATGTTATTATTTCCTCTAAAATATTACAAAAACGCATAA
- a CDS encoding phytoene/squalene synthase family protein, with protein MKALFDSVSFDCSTKVTKAYSTSFSTAVKMLGPSIRQDIYNIYGFVRFADEIVDSFHDFNKEELLLKFERDLKEALFDKISLNPILNSFQHTVNKYEIDYELIEAFMKSMKQDLIQNEYETREDYEAYIYGSADVVGLMCLQVFVNGDKKKYEELKAGAMRLGSAFQKVNFLRDLKDDFEKLNRSYFPNTDLNYLNEHSKKEIIEDIENDFEVAFESIKKLPIEARFGVYTAYRYYKRLLKKLKNTPSTEIKNTRIRVPDYQKIELLARCYVKYRLNLL; from the coding sequence ATGAAAGCCTTATTTGATTCTGTTTCTTTTGACTGCAGTACAAAAGTAACCAAAGCCTACAGTACTTCGTTTTCAACGGCTGTTAAAATGCTTGGTCCATCAATTAGACAAGACATATATAATATATATGGATTTGTTCGTTTTGCTGATGAAATTGTTGATAGCTTTCATGATTTCAATAAAGAAGAGCTATTATTAAAATTTGAAAGAGATTTAAAAGAAGCCTTATTCGATAAGATAAGTTTAAATCCAATTTTAAATTCTTTTCAACATACTGTAAATAAATATGAAATTGATTATGAATTAATTGAAGCATTCATGAAAAGCATGAAACAAGATTTAATTCAAAATGAATATGAGACTCGTGAAGATTATGAAGCATACATTTATGGAAGTGCAGATGTAGTAGGCTTGATGTGTTTACAAGTTTTTGTTAATGGCGATAAAAAGAAATATGAAGAATTAAAAGCAGGCGCTATGCGATTAGGTTCGGCTTTTCAAAAAGTAAATTTCTTACGTGATTTGAAAGATGATTTTGAAAAATTAAACCGATCATATTTTCCAAATACCGATTTGAATTATTTGAATGAACATTCAAAAAAAGAAATCATAGAAGACATTGAAAATGATTTTGAAGTAGCTTTTGAGTCCATTAAAAAATTACCTATTGAAGCTCGTTTTGGGGTTTACACTGCGTATCGCTATTACAAACGTCTTTTGAAAAAGTTAAAAAACACACCTTCTACAGAAATTAAAAACACCCGAATTAGAGTTCCTGATTATCAAAAAATAGAACTTTTAGCTCGTTGTTATGTAAAATATCGTTTAAATTTGTTATAA
- a CDS encoding phytoene desaturase family protein → MKKKIHIIGSGFSSLSAACYLAKQGHDVTIFEKNDTIGGRARQLKKEGFVFDIGPTWYWMPDVFERFFADFNKKPSDYYSLIKLKPAYQVYFGKNDSLTISDNLDDIITTFENIETGSGQQLQSFMNTAKSNYDIAIKDLVYNPGETITELITLETAKRVNQFFSTISKDVRKKFKNKKLIQTLEFPVLFLGAKPSNTPSFYSFMNYADFGLGTWHPKNGMYSVIEGIQKLAEELGVTIRTNQNVEKILVEHNQTKGIVVNGESKSCDVVVSGADYHFTETLFEKQHRQYSEDYWDSKTYAPSSLLFYVGFDCKIKNVEHHTLFFDTDFDVHAKDIYDNPKWPDEPLFYASFPSKTDNSAAPEGKEAGIFLIPLAPDLKDTPELRELYFNKIISRFENLTEQNIKDKIIFKESFCVNDFKEQYNSYKGNAYGLANTLLQTAFLRPKLKSKKVKKMYFTGQLTVPGPGVPPSLISGKLVANLIKKYEL, encoded by the coding sequence ATGAAAAAGAAAATTCACATTATTGGTTCAGGTTTTTCATCTTTGTCTGCGGCTTGCTATCTAGCAAAACAAGGACATGATGTAACTATTTTTGAAAAAAATGACACCATAGGAGGACGAGCTCGACAATTAAAGAAAGAAGGCTTTGTGTTTGATATTGGTCCAACTTGGTATTGGATGCCCGATGTTTTTGAACGTTTTTTTGCTGACTTTAATAAAAAGCCATCCGATTATTATTCCTTAATTAAACTTAAACCCGCCTATCAAGTATATTTTGGAAAAAATGATTCGCTAACAATATCAGATAATTTAGACGATATTATTACTACATTCGAAAATATTGAAACAGGTTCAGGACAACAATTACAATCTTTTATGAATACGGCAAAATCCAATTATGATATTGCTATTAAAGATTTAGTTTACAATCCAGGTGAAACAATAACAGAATTAATAACACTAGAAACAGCTAAGAGAGTCAATCAATTTTTCAGCACCATTTCTAAAGATGTTAGAAAAAAGTTTAAAAACAAAAAATTAATTCAAACACTTGAATTTCCAGTACTATTTTTAGGCGCTAAACCATCAAATACACCTTCATTCTATAGTTTTATGAATTATGCCGATTTTGGCTTAGGTACTTGGCATCCGAAAAACGGTATGTATAGTGTTATTGAAGGAATTCAAAAACTCGCAGAAGAATTGGGCGTTACAATACGTACCAATCAAAATGTTGAAAAGATACTTGTAGAACATAATCAAACCAAAGGGATTGTTGTAAATGGTGAAAGTAAAAGTTGTGATGTAGTTGTAAGCGGAGCTGATTATCATTTTACAGAAACCTTATTTGAAAAACAACACAGACAATACTCTGAAGACTATTGGGATTCTAAAACTTACGCTCCTTCTTCTCTATTGTTTTATGTTGGATTCGATTGTAAGATAAAAAATGTGGAGCACCATACATTGTTTTTTGATACTGATTTCGATGTACATGCAAAAGATATATATGACAATCCAAAATGGCCTGATGAACCATTATTTTATGCTAGCTTCCCGTCAAAAACAGACAATTCAGCCGCTCCGGAAGGAAAAGAAGCTGGTATATTTTTAATTCCCTTAGCGCCAGATTTAAAAGACACGCCTGAATTAAGAGAACTCTATTTTAATAAAATTATTTCGCGTTTTGAAAATTTAACGGAGCAAAATATAAAAGATAAAATTATCTTTAAAGAATCATTTTGTGTAAATGATTTTAAAGAACAATATAATTCATACAAAGGAAATGCCTATGGATTGGCCAATACTTTATTACAAACTGCTTTTTTAAGACCAAAATTAAAAAGTAAAAAAGTTAAGAAAATGTATTTTACAGGACAATTAACGGTTCCTGGACCTGGCGTACCTCCATCATTAATTTCTGGAAAATTAGTTGCTAACCTGATAAAAAAATATGAACTATGA
- a CDS encoding MerR family transcriptional regulator gives MNNIKTVFSIKDLENLSGIKAHTIRIWEKRYNLLEPMRTDTNIRLYNVENLQKLLNVVLLTQFGYKISKISKLSIEEIEKSVVKIQNEKTINDHALSALKMAMLHFDQALFMKTYNELIAEKDFSQVFIETFIPLLNEIGILWTANTITPAHEHFIAYLIKQKILVQIEKHLFLNSKENKQTYVLYLPSNEVHDLGLLFLQYILVAKGNHVIYLGRDLPIEDVAELNNHFEKITYISYWTVAPTEDEIPEYLNHFSTKVLTNNESRLLLFGRKTEAIKDLKDEKIKVYENVSSFISELEN, from the coding sequence ATGAACAATATTAAAACGGTTTTTAGTATTAAAGATTTAGAAAATCTTTCAGGAATCAAAGCACATACTATTCGTATTTGGGAAAAAAGATACAATTTATTGGAACCCATGCGAACAGATACTAATATTCGTTTGTACAATGTAGAAAATTTACAAAAACTATTGAATGTTGTTCTGTTAACTCAATTTGGTTACAAAATTTCTAAGATAAGTAAACTTTCAATAGAGGAAATTGAAAAAAGTGTTGTTAAAATTCAAAACGAAAAAACCATTAATGATCATGCATTAAGTGCACTTAAAATGGCAATGCTTCATTTTGACCAAGCACTTTTCATGAAAACCTACAATGAATTAATTGCAGAGAAAGATTTTTCGCAAGTATTTATTGAAACTTTCATACCTTTACTAAATGAGATTGGTATTTTGTGGACAGCCAACACAATTACACCTGCACACGAACATTTTATTGCGTATTTGATTAAACAAAAGATATTAGTTCAAATCGAAAAACATCTTTTTTTAAATTCGAAAGAAAACAAACAAACCTACGTCCTTTACCTACCATCAAACGAGGTACATGATTTAGGTTTACTGTTTCTTCAATATATACTTGTAGCTAAAGGGAATCATGTAATCTATTTGGGAAGAGATTTACCTATTGAAGATGTGGCTGAATTAAACAATCATTTTGAAAAAATAACCTACATCTCCTATTGGACAGTAGCGCCAACTGAAGATGAAATTCCAGAATATTTAAATCACTTTTCAACTAAAGTATTAACTAACAATGAGTCTAGACTTTTACTATTTGGAAGAAAAACAGAAGCCATAAAAGACTTAAAAGATGAAAAAATTAAAGTTTATGAAAACGTATCTTCATTCATTTCTGAACTAGAAAATTAA
- a CDS encoding shikimate kinase translates to MRKIVLIGYMGSGKSTIGLELANKMNLSFYDLDQLIEENVGLPIKSIFDTKGELFFRKKENELLREFISNQNDFVLALGGGTPCYYDNYKIYQKETITSFYLKGSIKELASRLNLEKENRPLLANKTNEELEEFIAKHLFDRSFYYHQVNHVVIVDNKTIDDLVDEIAAKLA, encoded by the coding sequence ATGAGAAAGATTGTATTAATAGGTTATATGGGCTCTGGTAAATCAACTATTGGTTTAGAATTAGCAAATAAAATGAACCTATCATTTTATGATTTAGATCAACTGATTGAAGAAAATGTTGGGTTACCAATTAAAAGTATTTTTGATACTAAAGGTGAATTGTTTTTTAGAAAAAAAGAAAATGAGTTACTTCGTGAATTTATATCGAATCAGAATGACTTTGTTTTGGCATTAGGTGGAGGTACTCCATGCTATTATGATAATTATAAAATTTACCAAAAAGAGACTATAACATCTTTTTATTTGAAGGGGAGTATTAAAGAATTGGCTTCAAGATTAAATTTAGAAAAAGAAAACAGACCATTGTTAGCAAATAAAACCAATGAAGAGTTGGAGGAATTTATTGCTAAACATTTATTTGATAGAAGTTTTTATTATCATCAAGTCAATCACGTTGTTATTGTTGATAACAAAACAATTGACGACTTAGTTGATGAAATAGCAGCTAAATTAGCTTAA
- a CDS encoding phosphoribosyltransferase family protein, with protein sequence MTHNIILNNQEIQHKTKRIAYQIYETFSNEDEIVIAGISNSGFIFAQKIAAQLALISDLKIKICEVEVNKQHPNLPIKTSLKPEEYTNANLVLVDDVLKSGSTLIYTIKHFLDVPIKKFKTAVLIDRNHKNYPVKADFKGLSLSTSLQEHVQVVFEEKDSYAYLS encoded by the coding sequence ATGACACACAACATCATTCTAAATAACCAAGAAATTCAACATAAAACAAAGAGAATTGCTTATCAAATTTACGAAACCTTTTCCAATGAAGATGAGATCGTAATTGCCGGCATTTCAAACAGCGGATTTATTTTTGCTCAAAAAATTGCAGCGCAATTAGCGTTGATAAGCGACTTAAAGATTAAAATTTGTGAAGTTGAAGTAAACAAGCAACACCCAAATTTACCTATAAAAACGAGTTTAAAACCAGAAGAATACACTAATGCTAACTTGGTTTTAGTAGACGATGTTTTAAAATCAGGTAGCACTCTAATATACACAATTAAACACTTTCTGGATGTTCCTATTAAAAAATTTAAAACAGCAGTTTTAATAGACCGAAATCATAAAAATTATCCGGTAAAAGCAGATTTCAAAGGATTATCCTTATCTACTTCTTTACAAGAACATGTTCAAGTTGTTTTTGAAGAAAAGGACTCCTACGCATACTTAAGCTAA
- a CDS encoding class I SAM-dependent methyltransferase, translating to MMKFNKEYWENRYENNETGWAIGKISTPIKEYIDQISNKNLKILIPGAGNGFEFDYLIEKGFKNVYVVDIASQPLKEIALRHPNYESHLIENDFFELDDKFDLILEQTFFCALDPELRNQYATKMYNLLNTNGKIAGLLFNFPLTNEGPPFGGSEEEYSTTFKSQFKIKTLENCYNSIKPRENRELFFIFEAK from the coding sequence ATGATGAAATTTAATAAAGAATATTGGGAAAACAGATATGAGAACAATGAAACGGGTTGGGCTATTGGAAAGATTTCAACACCGATTAAAGAATATATTGATCAAATATCAAATAAAAACTTAAAAATATTAATTCCAGGCGCGGGTAATGGCTTTGAATTTGATTATTTAATTGAAAAAGGATTTAAAAATGTGTATGTCGTTGATATAGCATCACAACCATTGAAAGAAATCGCACTTCGACACCCAAATTATGAATCGCATCTAATTGAGAATGATTTTTTTGAATTAGATGACAAATTCGATTTAATTTTAGAGCAAACTTTCTTTTGTGCGTTAGACCCCGAATTGAGGAATCAATATGCTACTAAAATGTACAATCTTTTAAATACAAATGGAAAAATTGCCGGACTATTATTTAATTTTCCATTAACAAATGAAGGCCCACCATTTGGAGGCTCAGAAGAAGAATATAGCACTACTTTTAAAAGCCAATTTAAAATTAAAACATTAGAAAATTGTTATAACTCAATTAAACCAAGAGAAAATAGAGAATTGTTTTTTATTTTTGAAGCTAAATAA
- a CDS encoding RNA-binding S4 domain-containing protein, translated as MRIDKYLWCVRYFKTRGLAADAIKKGHVSVNGQVAKASREVFATDKIILRKDQINYEMQVLDLPPNRVGAKLVDIYRKDTTPKEAFEHLEMLKLTKEYYRAKGTGRPTKKDRRDLDDYVSDEDFYDEI; from the coding sequence ATGCGAATTGATAAATATTTATGGTGTGTTCGCTATTTTAAAACACGTGGATTAGCTGCTGATGCTATAAAAAAAGGGCATGTTTCAGTTAATGGACAAGTAGCGAAAGCCTCAAGAGAAGTATTTGCTACAGATAAAATTATATTAAGAAAAGATCAAATAAATTATGAAATGCAAGTTTTAGATCTGCCACCGAATCGTGTTGGAGCAAAACTTGTTGATATTTATAGAAAAGACACCACACCAAAAGAAGCTTTCGAACATTTAGAAATGCTCAAATTGACAAAAGAATATTATCGTGCAAAAGGCACAGGTAGACCAACAAAAAAAGACCGAAGAGATTTGGACGACTATGTAAGCGACGAAGATTTTTATGATGAAATTTAA